From one Cydia strobilella chromosome 24, ilCydStro3.1, whole genome shotgun sequence genomic stretch:
- the LOC134752006 gene encoding alpha-centractin encodes MELNDVIVNQPVVIDNGSGVIKAGFAGDQIPKCRFPNYIGRPKHIRVMAGALEGELFVGPRAEEHRGLLSIKYPMEHGIVTDWNDMERVWNYIYSKDQLSTFSEEHPVLLTEAPLNPRRNREKAAEVFFETFNVPALFLSMQAVLSLYATGRTTGVVLDSGDGVTHAVPIYEGFAMPHSIMRVDVAGRDATRYLRLLLRKEGVNLRTSAELEIVKAIKERACYLSPNPLKEETLDTERAQYTLPDGTQLEIGPARFRAPEVLFRPDLIGEECEGLHEVLMFAIQKSDMDLRKVLYQNIVLSGGSTLFRGFGDRLLAEIRRLAPKDMKIRISAPQERLYSTWIGGSILASLDTFRKMWVSKREYDEEGHRAVHRKTF; translated from the exons ATGGAGTTAAATGATGTTATAGTCAACCAGCCTGTCGTTATAGATAAC GGCTCCGGTGTCATCAAAGCAGGCTTCGCTGGCGACCAGATACCAAAATGCAGATTCCCGAATTA CATCGGCCGACCAAAGCACATCCGCGTGATGGCGGGCGCgctagaaggcgaattattcgTCGGGCCCCGCGCAGAGGAGCACCGAGGGCTGCTCAGCATCAAGTACCCCATGGAGCATGGAATTGTCACCGATTGGAATGATATGGAGCGAGTGTGGAACTATATTTACAGCAAG GACCAACTGTCGACGTTCTCGGAGGAGCACCCGGTGCTCCTGACGGAGGCGCCCCTGAACCCGCGCCGGAACCGCGAGAAGGCCGCTGAAGTCTTCTTTGAGACCTTCAACGTGCCCGCGCTGTTTCTGAGCATGCAAGCCGTTCTCAGCTT ATACGCCACAGGGCGCACCACAGGCGTGGTCCTGGACTCCGGCGACGGCGTCACCCACGCCGTGCCCATCTACGAGGGCTTCGCCATGCCGCACTCCATCATGAGAGTAGACGTCGCAGGCCGAGACGCCACCAGATACTTGAG ACTCCTCCTCCGAAAAGAAGGCGTGAACCTCCGCACTTCCGCTGAGCTGGAGATAGTGAAGGCCATCAAGGAACGCGCCTGCTACCTCTCCCCCAATCCTCTTAAAGAGGAAACACTGGACACAGAACGAGCGCAGTACACTCTACCCGACGGAACACAGTTagag ATCGGTCCGGCGCGGTTCCGGGCACCGGAGGTGTTGTTCCGACCGGACCTCATCGGAGAAGAGTGCGAAG GGCTCCACGAGGTCCTAATGTTCGCCATTCAGAAGTCGGACATGGACCTCCGTAAGGTCCTCTACCAGAACATAGTGCTCTCCGGGGGCTCCACTCTCTTCCGGGGCTTCGGAGACCGCCTACTGGCGGAGATACGGAGGCTGGCTCCTAAGGATATGAAGATCAGG ATCTCAGCGCCACAGGAGCGCCTGTACTCCACATGGATAGGGGGTTCGATTCTGGCCTCACTCGACACGTTCCGCAAGATGTGGGTCTCCAAACGCGAATACGACGAGGAGGGACACCGCGCCGTGCACAGGAAAACGTTCTAA
- the LOC134752228 gene encoding GDP-fucose protein O-fucosyltransferase 2 encodes MVFIGVLFINLLFAAAQDSGYCDASSKSCDLNVDEHKLIFYDVNPPEGFNLRRDVYMRFAIMLAEAQKHGKRKDWQLVLPPWYHLYHWKISRKPTPWGSFFDLNSLKSYAPVTEMYEVMSRTPKLTIDRLYVLQNFEDAFEGGYFKEKWEISKDDCYYEGFWGYNNITVKEKICVKFQGKISKLWELVQLHPKDKKIMFSHGEIPLHDSYGTKSFWDCRWSMKFNNKLIQIASKYMADNLSCDTTKCSTYLSVHWRRQDFIYGRKDYVPSIEGTAKQIDKAIINNNLKINKIFIATDALKSEIEKLEEQLKILNYKPFLYIPTRKDIELHGDGGIAIIEQIICSRSSYFIGTHESTFTFRIQEEREILGFGSETTFNRLCPDKGKCDKPSKWTIVH; translated from the coding sequence ATGGTGTTTATTGGcgttttgtttataaatttgCTATTTGCTGCTGCTCAAGACTCTGGCTACTGTGATGCTTCCTCAAAAAGTTGCGATCTCAACGTAGACGAACATAAGCTCATTTTCTATGATGTAAATCCACCAGAAGGCTTCAACTTACGTCGCGATGTATACATGAGATTCGCTATAATGCTTGCCGAAGCACAGAAGCATGGAAAACGGAAGGACTGGCAATTAGTTTTGCCACCTTGGTATCATTTATACCATTGGAAAATATCGCGGAAACCGACTCCATGGGGATCTTTTTTCGACTTAAACTCCCTTAAATCGTATGCTCCTGTAACCGAAATGTATGAGGTGATGAGTAGAACTCCCAAACTAACCATTGACAGATTGTACGTACTCCAAAACTTCGAAGATGCGTTTGAAGGTGGCTATTTTAAAGAGAAGTGGGAAATTAGTAAGGACGACTGTTACTACGAAGGATTTTGGGGCTACAACAATATAACTGTGAAAGAGAAGATTTGCGTCAAATTTCAAGGGAAAATTTCCAAACTATGGGAGCTTGTACAACTCCACCCGaaggacaaaaaaataatgttttcacACGGAGAAATACCGTTACACGACTCTTATGGTACTAAAAGTTTTTGGGACTGCAGATGGAGCATGAAATTTAACAATAAACTCATCCAAATTGCATCAAAATATATGGCAGATAACTTGAGTTGTGATACTACAAAATGCTCTACATATTTAAGCGTACACTGGAGACGGCAAGACTTTATTTACGGTAGAAAAGATTATGTCCCATCTATTGAGGGTACAGCTAAACAAATAGACAAAGCAATCATAAacaacaatttaaaaattaataaaatcttCATAGCTACAGACGCATTAAAATCAGAAATAGAAAAACTGGAAGAacagttaaaaatacttaattataaacCTTTTCTATACATACCTACTAGAAAAGATATAGAATTACACGGAGATGGGGGAATAGCGATAATAGAACAAATAATATGTTCCCGGAGTTCATATTTTATAGGAACTCATGAAAGTACTTTTACATTCCGCATTCAAGAAGAACGTGAGATCTTAGGGTTTGGTAGTGAAACCACTTTTAACCGACTGTGTCCAGATAAAGGTAAATGTGATAAGCCTTCAAAGTGGACTATTGTGCATTAA